The following proteins are co-located in the Micromonospora viridifaciens genome:
- the argF gene encoding ornithine carbamoyltransferase — MIRHFLRDDDLTPAEQSAVLDLAARMKADRFAHQPLAGPRSVAVLFDKQSLRTRFSFDVGIAELGGHPLVVDTQVTHFGRGETLADAGRVLSRYVAAIVLRTHGDDRIAEVAAHATVPVVNALTDAYHPCQLLADLLTVRERFGATAGRTLAYVGDAANNMAHSYLLAGATAGMHVRVAGPVGFQPGAEIVARAEKIAAGTGGSVRVLTDPVAAVRAADVVATDTWTSMGQESDGLDRLTPFLPYRVDDALLGHAAADVIVLHCLPAHRGEEITDEVLDGPHSAVFDQAENRLHAQKALLTFLLEASTP, encoded by the coding sequence ATGATCCGCCACTTCCTGCGGGACGACGACCTGACCCCCGCCGAGCAGTCGGCCGTGCTCGACCTCGCGGCCCGGATGAAGGCGGACCGCTTCGCCCATCAGCCCCTGGCCGGGCCGCGGTCGGTCGCGGTGCTCTTCGACAAGCAGAGCCTGCGGACCCGGTTCTCCTTCGACGTCGGCATCGCCGAGCTGGGCGGCCACCCGCTCGTGGTGGACACCCAGGTCACCCACTTCGGGCGGGGCGAGACCCTCGCCGACGCCGGCCGGGTGCTGTCCCGCTACGTGGCGGCGATCGTGCTGCGCACCCACGGCGACGACCGGATCGCCGAGGTCGCCGCGCACGCCACCGTGCCGGTGGTCAACGCGCTCACCGACGCGTACCACCCCTGCCAGCTGCTGGCCGACCTGCTCACCGTCCGGGAACGCTTCGGCGCGACCGCCGGGCGCACCCTGGCGTACGTCGGGGACGCGGCGAACAACATGGCGCACTCCTACCTGCTGGCCGGGGCCACCGCCGGGATGCACGTCCGGGTCGCCGGGCCGGTCGGCTTCCAGCCCGGCGCCGAGATCGTCGCCCGGGCCGAGAAGATCGCCGCCGGCACCGGCGGGTCGGTCCGGGTGCTCACCGACCCGGTCGCGGCGGTCCGCGCCGCCGACGTGGTCGCCACCGACACCTGGACCTCCATGGGCCAGGAGTCCGACGGGCTGGACCGGCTCACCCCGTTCCTGCCGTACCGGGTCGACGACGCGCTGCTCGGCCACGCCGCGGCCGACGTCATCGTGCTGCACTGCCTGCCCGCCCACCGAGGCGAGGAGATCACCGACGAGGTGCTCGACGGGCCGCACAGCGCGGTCTTCGACCAGGCGGAGAATCGTCTGCACGCCCAGAAGGCGCTGTTGACGTTTCTCCTGGAGGCATCCACCCCATGA
- a CDS encoding acetylornithine transaminase produces the protein MSTLVERWGQSMMDNYGTPPLALVSGSGAVVVDEAGREYVDLLGGIAVNALGHAHPAVVAAVAKQVATLGHVSNLFVAEPPVALAELLLALAGRPGRVFFANSGAEANEAAFKLSRLTGRTHVVAAQGGFHGRTMGALALTGQPAKADPFRPLPGDVTHVPYGDVAALAAAVTDATAMVILEPIQGENGVIVPPPGYLAEARRITAAHGALLVLDEVQTGIGRTGHWFAHQAEGVEPDVVTLAKGLGGGLPLGACLAFGRAADLLRPGSHGTTFGGNPVSCAAGLAVVGTIAHEGLLDHVKRIGERLRRGIEALGHPLVAEVRGAGLLLGVVLAEPVADAVATALRDAGFLVNPVQPGVVRLAPPLILTADQADAFLTALPAALDAATVAAPVSAADLGGKRPLEGPKPAKISTATSPTTTETSA, from the coding sequence ATGAGCACGCTGGTCGAACGCTGGGGCCAGTCCATGATGGACAACTACGGCACCCCGCCGCTCGCGCTCGTCTCCGGCTCCGGCGCCGTCGTGGTCGACGAGGCCGGCCGGGAGTACGTCGACCTGCTCGGCGGCATCGCGGTGAACGCCCTCGGCCACGCCCACCCGGCCGTGGTGGCCGCGGTGGCCAAGCAGGTCGCCACCCTCGGGCACGTCTCCAACCTGTTCGTCGCCGAGCCGCCCGTCGCCCTCGCCGAGCTGCTGCTGGCCCTGGCCGGCCGGCCCGGCCGGGTTTTCTTCGCCAACTCCGGCGCGGAGGCGAACGAGGCCGCGTTCAAGCTGTCCCGGCTCACCGGGCGGACCCACGTGGTGGCAGCCCAGGGCGGCTTCCACGGCCGGACCATGGGCGCCCTGGCGCTCACCGGCCAGCCGGCCAAGGCCGATCCGTTCCGCCCGCTGCCCGGCGACGTCACCCACGTCCCGTACGGCGACGTCGCCGCCCTGGCGGCCGCCGTAACCGACGCGACCGCCATGGTGATCCTCGAGCCCATCCAGGGCGAGAACGGCGTGATCGTCCCGCCGCCCGGCTACCTCGCCGAGGCGCGGCGGATCACCGCAGCGCACGGCGCCCTGCTGGTGCTCGACGAGGTGCAGACCGGCATCGGCCGCACCGGGCACTGGTTCGCCCACCAGGCCGAGGGCGTCGAGCCGGACGTCGTCACCCTCGCCAAGGGGCTCGGCGGCGGCCTGCCGCTCGGCGCTTGTCTGGCCTTCGGCCGGGCCGCCGACCTGCTGCGGCCTGGCTCGCACGGCACCACCTTCGGCGGCAACCCGGTCAGCTGCGCGGCCGGCCTCGCGGTGGTCGGCACCATCGCCCACGAGGGGCTGCTCGACCACGTCAAGCGGATCGGGGAGCGGCTGCGGCGCGGGATCGAGGCGCTCGGCCACCCGCTCGTCGCCGAGGTACGCGGCGCCGGTCTGCTGCTCGGCGTCGTGCTCGCCGAGCCGGTCGCCGACGCGGTGGCGACCGCGCTCCGCGACGCGGGCTTCCTGGTCAACCCGGTGCAGCCCGGCGTGGTCCGCCTCGCCCCGCCGCTGATCCTCACCGCCGACCAGGCCGACGCCTTCCTAACCGCCCTCCCGGCCGCCCTCGACGCGGCGACCGTCGCCGCGCCGGTCTCCGCCGCAGATCTTGGTGGAAAACGGCCCCTGGAGGGGCCGAAACCTGCCAAGATCTCGACCGCGACGAGCCCGACCACCACGGAGACCAGCGCATGA
- the argB gene encoding acetylglutamate kinase, with translation MSLTADLTRAQAKAEALIEALPWLARFSGATVVVKYGGNAMVDPELQRAFAADMVFLRYAGLKPVVVHGGGPQISAMLGRLGIASEFRGGLRVTTPEAMDVVRMVLVGQVGRELVGLINAHGPFAVGLSGEDAGLFTAVRRPAYVGGEPVDVGQVGDVESVDVSAVADLIAAGRIPVISTVAPDADGVLHNLNADTAAAALAVALEARKLVVLTDVPGLYANWPDTSSLISEISTDDLAELLPSLESGMVPKMEACLRAVRGGVPAAHVVDGRVAHSTLLEVFTSEGFGTMVIES, from the coding sequence ATGAGTCTCACCGCGGACCTCACCCGGGCTCAGGCCAAGGCCGAGGCGCTGATCGAGGCCCTGCCCTGGCTGGCCCGCTTCTCCGGCGCCACCGTCGTGGTCAAGTACGGCGGCAACGCCATGGTCGACCCCGAGCTGCAGCGGGCGTTCGCCGCCGACATGGTCTTCCTCCGGTACGCCGGGCTGAAGCCGGTCGTCGTGCACGGCGGCGGGCCGCAGATCTCCGCCATGCTGGGCCGGCTCGGCATCGCCAGCGAGTTCCGGGGCGGCCTGCGGGTCACCACCCCAGAGGCGATGGACGTCGTCCGGATGGTGCTGGTCGGGCAGGTCGGCCGGGAGCTGGTCGGGCTGATCAACGCGCACGGGCCGTTCGCCGTCGGCCTCTCCGGCGAGGACGCCGGCCTGTTCACCGCCGTGCGCCGCCCGGCGTACGTGGGCGGGGAGCCGGTCGACGTCGGCCAGGTCGGCGACGTGGAGTCGGTTGACGTCTCGGCGGTGGCCGACCTGATCGCCGCCGGCCGGATCCCGGTGATCTCCACCGTGGCGCCGGACGCCGACGGAGTGCTGCACAACCTCAACGCCGACACCGCCGCCGCCGCGCTCGCGGTCGCGCTGGAGGCGCGCAAGCTGGTCGTCCTCACCGACGTGCCTGGGCTGTACGCGAACTGGCCCGACACGTCCAGCCTGATCAGCGAGATCAGCACCGACGACCTGGCCGAGCTGCTGCCGTCCCTGGAGTCGGGGATGGTCCCGAAGATGGAGGCCTGCCTGCGGGCGGTGCGCGGGGGAGTGCCGGCCGCGCATGTCGTCGACGGCCGGGTCGCCCACTCCACGCTCCTGGAAGTTTTCACCTCGGAGGGATTCGGCACCATGGTGATCGAGTCATGA
- the argJ gene encoding bifunctional glutamate N-acetyltransferase/amino-acid acetyltransferase ArgJ gives MTVTTPRGFRAAGVAAGLKASGASDVALVVNDGPDAGVAGVFTANRVKAAPVLWTQQVVRGGVVRAVVLNSGGANACTGPAGFQDTHATAEHTAAALTASSPRLMLGAGEVAVCSTGLIGERLPMTALLSGVGNAVRRLSREGGQPAAEAIMTTDTRPKTTVAAGSGWTVGGMAKGAGMLAPALATMLCVLTTDAVAGPETLDAALRAATRVTFDRIDSDGCMSTNDTVLLLASGASGIEPSEAELTAAVTAACHDLAQQLIADAEGATKQIAIDVVGAATEDDAVEVGRSVARNNLVKTALFGNDPNWGRILAAVGTTAAAFEPDGVDVAVNGVWVCRGGAAAEDRAKVDLTGRDVTIRIDLHAGDTAATIWTNDLSHAYVHENSAYSS, from the coding sequence ATGACCGTCACCACCCCCCGAGGCTTCCGTGCTGCCGGTGTCGCCGCCGGGCTCAAGGCCAGCGGCGCCAGCGACGTCGCCCTCGTCGTCAACGACGGGCCCGACGCCGGGGTCGCCGGCGTGTTCACCGCCAACCGGGTCAAGGCCGCCCCGGTGCTCTGGACCCAGCAGGTGGTCCGCGGTGGCGTGGTCCGCGCCGTGGTGCTCAACTCCGGTGGGGCCAACGCCTGCACCGGCCCGGCCGGCTTCCAGGACACCCACGCCACCGCCGAGCACACCGCCGCCGCGCTCACCGCGAGCAGCCCCCGGCTGATGCTCGGCGCGGGCGAGGTCGCGGTCTGCTCCACCGGCCTGATCGGCGAACGGCTCCCCATGACCGCCCTGCTCTCCGGCGTGGGCAACGCCGTGCGCCGGCTCTCACGGGAGGGTGGGCAGCCGGCCGCCGAGGCGATCATGACCACCGACACGCGGCCCAAGACCACCGTGGCCGCGGGCAGCGGCTGGACCGTCGGCGGCATGGCCAAGGGCGCCGGCATGCTCGCCCCCGCGCTGGCCACCATGCTCTGCGTGCTCACCACCGACGCGGTGGCCGGGCCGGAGACCCTCGACGCCGCGCTGCGGGCCGCCACCCGGGTCACCTTCGACCGGATCGACTCCGACGGCTGCATGTCCACCAACGACACGGTGCTGCTGCTAGCCAGCGGCGCGTCCGGCATCGAGCCGAGCGAGGCGGAGCTGACCGCCGCGGTCACCGCCGCCTGCCACGACCTGGCCCAGCAGTTGATCGCCGACGCCGAGGGCGCCACCAAGCAGATCGCCATCGACGTGGTCGGCGCGGCCACCGAGGACGACGCGGTCGAGGTCGGCCGGTCGGTGGCGCGGAACAACCTGGTCAAGACCGCGCTGTTCGGCAACGACCCGAACTGGGGCCGGATCCTCGCCGCGGTCGGCACCACCGCCGCCGCCTTCGAGCCGGACGGGGTCGACGTCGCCGTCAACGGGGTGTGGGTGTGCCGGGGCGGCGCTGCCGCCGAGGACCGCGCCAAGGTCGACCTCACCGGCCGGGACGTCACCATCCGGATCGACCTGCACGCCGGGGACACGGCGGCGACCATCTGGACCAACGACCTGTCGCACGCGTACGTGCACGAGAACTCGGCGTACTCCTCATGA
- the argC gene encoding N-acetyl-gamma-glutamyl-phosphate reductase: protein MGIRIAVAGASGYAGGELLRLLAGHPEFDLVAATAHAQAGRPVAAVHPQLAGLDLMLGTTDPATLADADLVFLALPHGESAALAAALPPAVRVVDLGADHRLRDADAWSRYYGGPHAGAWTYGLPELPGQRAAIAAATRVANTGCYAVATTLALAPLIAAGAVLPTDVVVVAASGTSGAGRAAKAHLLGSEVMGDLSPYKVGAHQHVPEIKQASGATSLSFTPVLAPMPRGILATVTAVPSGGADPREVLAAAYADAPFVHVLPEGQWPHTAATAGSNSCHLQVCVDVDSGRVIVVSAIDNLGKGAAGQAVQNANLMLGLPESTGLSVFGVAP, encoded by the coding sequence ATGGGTATCCGGATTGCGGTCGCCGGGGCGAGTGGGTACGCCGGCGGTGAACTGCTGCGCCTGCTCGCCGGGCACCCGGAGTTCGACCTCGTCGCGGCCACCGCTCACGCCCAGGCCGGCCGGCCCGTCGCCGCCGTACACCCGCAGCTCGCCGGGCTGGACCTGATGCTCGGGACGACCGACCCGGCCACCCTGGCCGACGCGGACCTGGTCTTCCTGGCCCTGCCGCACGGCGAGTCGGCGGCCCTCGCCGCGGCCCTGCCCCCGGCGGTCAGGGTGGTCGACCTCGGCGCCGACCACCGGCTGCGCGACGCGGACGCCTGGTCCCGGTACTACGGCGGCCCACACGCCGGCGCCTGGACCTACGGGCTGCCCGAGCTGCCCGGCCAGCGGGCCGCGATCGCCGCGGCGACCCGGGTCGCCAACACCGGCTGCTACGCGGTGGCCACGACCCTCGCCCTGGCCCCGCTGATCGCGGCCGGCGCGGTCCTCCCCACCGACGTGGTGGTGGTCGCGGCCTCCGGCACCTCCGGCGCCGGCCGGGCCGCCAAGGCCCACCTGCTCGGCAGCGAGGTGATGGGCGACCTGTCGCCCTACAAGGTCGGCGCCCACCAGCACGTGCCGGAAATCAAGCAGGCCAGCGGGGCGACCAGCCTCTCCTTCACCCCGGTCCTCGCGCCCATGCCGCGCGGCATCCTCGCCACCGTCACCGCCGTGCCGTCTGGCGGGGCCGACCCGCGCGAGGTGCTCGCCGCGGCGTACGCGGACGCGCCCTTCGTGCACGTGCTGCCGGAGGGGCAGTGGCCGCACACCGCCGCCACCGCCGGCTCGAACTCCTGCCACCTCCAGGTGTGCGTCGACGTCGACTCCGGCCGGGTGATCGTGGTCAGCGCCATCGACAACCTCGGCAAGGGCGCGGCCGGCCAGGCCGTGCAGAACGCCAACCTCATGCTCGGCCTCCCCGAGAGCACCGGACTCTCCGTGTTTGGAGTAGCCCCATGA
- a CDS encoding low temperature requirement protein A, with protein sequence MAMRGAATGLPGSREPPQRAGFVELLFDVVLVFALTRLSDRLVEHLSWHGFYSAMVLTLALWWLWYRMAWTTNRYDPTRPMIQLMVIVTMLGALLMAAALPTAFEAYAAVFAGVYVAVQVFRHLWLVLFGGDGYARGVSIRIVFWSCISAVPWIAGIFAAGELRLACWTVAVLIDYAAGVLDFPTPWLGRAGLRGQPIAEEHLTERYRQVLIIAFGETILTSGVQISPYGFQRDRTSALLVAFVITVLLWQIYYYRAGELLPSAIASSRRPAYVGELASYAHLLMVIGVAVSSVGDRLIITQPFDESTLSRIMVILGGPALFLVGRAMLDYAAFSRVSWSRPAGLVLLAVLIPVVHGLPRLLVALVAAVVLAGVATSNAISWRLFPRETAPPSDVRGGG encoded by the coding sequence ATGGCCATGCGGGGTGCGGCGACGGGGCTGCCGGGGAGCCGTGAGCCCCCACAGCGGGCCGGCTTCGTCGAACTGCTCTTCGACGTGGTGCTCGTCTTCGCCCTCACCCGCCTCTCCGACCGCCTGGTCGAGCACCTGAGCTGGCACGGCTTCTACTCGGCGATGGTGCTGACCCTGGCGCTCTGGTGGCTCTGGTACCGCATGGCCTGGACCACCAACCGGTACGACCCCACCCGCCCCATGATCCAGCTCATGGTCATCGTGACCATGCTCGGCGCCCTGTTGATGGCCGCCGCGTTGCCGACCGCCTTCGAGGCCTACGCGGCCGTCTTCGCCGGGGTCTACGTCGCCGTCCAGGTGTTCCGGCACCTATGGCTCGTTCTGTTCGGCGGGGACGGTTACGCCCGCGGGGTCAGTATCCGGATCGTCTTCTGGTCCTGCATATCGGCGGTGCCGTGGATCGCCGGGATCTTCGCGGCCGGCGAACTGCGGCTGGCCTGCTGGACCGTGGCGGTCCTCATCGATTACGCCGCCGGGGTGCTGGACTTCCCCACGCCGTGGCTGGGCCGCGCCGGACTGCGCGGCCAGCCGATCGCGGAGGAGCACCTGACGGAGCGCTACCGGCAGGTGCTCATCATCGCCTTCGGTGAGACCATCCTGACCTCCGGCGTCCAGATCAGCCCGTACGGATTCCAGCGCGATCGGACGTCCGCGCTGCTGGTGGCGTTTGTGATCACCGTGCTGCTCTGGCAGATCTACTACTACCGGGCGGGCGAGTTGCTCCCCAGCGCCATCGCGTCGTCCCGGCGCCCGGCCTACGTCGGTGAGCTCGCGTCCTACGCGCACCTGCTGATGGTGATCGGCGTCGCGGTCAGCTCCGTGGGCGACCGGCTGATCATCACGCAACCCTTCGACGAGAGCACGTTGTCGCGGATCATGGTCATTCTCGGCGGACCGGCGCTGTTCCTGGTCGGCCGGGCGATGCTCGACTACGCCGCCTTCAGTCGGGTCTCCTGGTCGCGGCCGGCCGGGCTGGTGCTGCTCGCGGTCCTGATCCCGGTGGTCCACGGGTTGCCGCGTCTGCTGGTGGCCCTGGTCGCTGCCGTGGTGCTGGCCGGCGTCGCCACCTCCAACGCGATCAGCTGGCGACTGTTCCCGAGGGAGACGGCGCCGCCGTCGGACGTGCGGGGCGGGGGCTGA
- the pheT gene encoding phenylalanine--tRNA ligase subunit beta, translating into MRVSVSWLREYVDLPADLPAGDLEQALVDLGIEVESIEDLRESVTGPLVVGEVLEIEELTGFKKPIRFCRVDVGTANGTGEPQEIVCGARNFAPGDRVVVILPGGVLPGNFAIGARKTYGRNSNGMICSAKELGLGDDHSGIIVLPEDTKAQPGDDARPVVGLDDVVVDLEITPDRGYALSVRGIARELSHALGVPFHDPAAVPAPAGTAEPAYPVEVRDPVGCDRFAARMVRGVDPTAQTPGWMHQRLTVAGIRSISLPVDITNYLMLELGQPMHAFDADRISGALVVRRAEPGEKLTTLDGVTRTLSAEDMVICDAGLPNALAGEGAGGPISLAAVMGGETSEVVASTTNVLFEAAHWDPAMVGRTARRHRLFSEAAKRWERGVDPALPLVALEKAVRLLTEHGGGTAGAEILDIDHVRPRTPVTLPADLASRRVGVAYSPERVVELLEQVGCTVERGTDRLGEDPGEVGVAAAGRGEVLTVTPPSWRPDLTDPADLVEEVVRLDGYDRVPSVLPTAPPGRGLTWQQQRRRAVARSLAERGYVEVLAHPFVSGELADELGLPADDPRRAAVRVANPLSEEEPLLRTTLLGPLLGILKRNVGRGQRDVAIYEIGAVFHPRPGAGTPPAMGVDRRPTDEEFAAADAVVPDQPRHVAVALAGDIEPAGWWGAGRAAGWADAVEAGRAVLAAAGIPADRVTVRAAERAPWHPGRCAELLVDGTAVGYAGELHPAVVATLELPRRSSAMELDLDALPPAPMVAGPAISTFPPALIDVALVLDESVPAAEVERALVEGAGELLEDVRLFDVYASEQLGAGRRSLAYKLTFRAPDRTLTVEEAVAARDAAVARAAERFGATLRGG; encoded by the coding sequence ATGCGAGTTTCTGTCAGTTGGCTGCGGGAGTACGTCGATCTCCCCGCCGACCTGCCCGCCGGTGACCTGGAGCAGGCGCTGGTCGACCTCGGCATCGAGGTCGAGTCCATCGAGGACCTGCGGGAGTCGGTCACCGGCCCGCTGGTGGTCGGCGAGGTCCTGGAGATCGAGGAGCTGACCGGCTTCAAGAAGCCCATCCGGTTCTGCCGGGTCGACGTCGGTACCGCCAACGGCACCGGCGAGCCGCAGGAGATCGTCTGCGGGGCGCGCAACTTCGCCCCGGGCGACCGGGTGGTGGTGATCCTCCCCGGCGGCGTGCTGCCCGGCAACTTCGCCATCGGCGCGCGCAAGACGTACGGGCGCAACTCCAACGGCATGATCTGCTCGGCGAAGGAGCTGGGCCTGGGCGACGACCACTCGGGCATCATCGTGCTGCCCGAGGACACCAAGGCCCAGCCCGGCGACGACGCCCGCCCGGTGGTCGGCCTCGACGACGTGGTGGTCGACCTGGAGATCACCCCGGACCGGGGGTACGCGCTGAGCGTGCGCGGCATCGCCCGCGAGCTGTCGCACGCCCTCGGCGTGCCGTTCCACGACCCGGCCGCGGTCCCGGCGCCCGCCGGCACCGCCGAGCCGGCGTACCCGGTCGAGGTGCGCGACCCGGTGGGCTGTGACCGGTTCGCCGCCCGGATGGTCCGCGGCGTCGACCCGACCGCGCAGACGCCCGGCTGGATGCACCAGCGGCTCACCGTCGCCGGCATCCGCAGCATCTCGCTGCCGGTCGACATCACGAACTACCTGATGCTCGAGCTCGGCCAGCCGATGCACGCCTTCGACGCCGACCGGATCAGCGGTGCGCTGGTGGTCCGCCGGGCCGAGCCGGGGGAGAAGCTCACCACCCTCGACGGCGTCACCCGCACGCTGTCGGCCGAGGACATGGTGATCTGCGACGCTGGGCTGCCCAACGCCCTCGCGGGCGAGGGCGCCGGCGGGCCGATCTCGCTCGCCGCGGTGATGGGCGGCGAGACCAGCGAGGTGGTCGCCTCCACCACGAACGTGCTCTTCGAGGCGGCGCACTGGGACCCGGCCATGGTCGGCCGCACCGCCCGCCGACACCGGCTCTTCAGCGAGGCGGCCAAGCGCTGGGAGCGGGGCGTCGACCCGGCCCTGCCCCTGGTCGCGCTGGAGAAGGCGGTCCGGCTGCTCACCGAGCACGGGGGCGGCACGGCCGGCGCGGAGATCCTCGACATCGACCACGTCCGGCCGCGTACCCCGGTCACCCTGCCGGCGGACCTGGCGTCGCGCCGGGTCGGGGTGGCGTACTCCCCGGAGCGGGTGGTCGAGCTGCTGGAGCAGGTCGGCTGCACGGTCGAGCGGGGCACCGACCGGCTCGGCGAGGACCCGGGCGAGGTCGGGGTGGCCGCCGCCGGCCGTGGCGAGGTGCTGACGGTGACCCCGCCGAGCTGGCGGCCCGACCTCACCGACCCGGCCGACCTGGTCGAGGAGGTGGTCCGCCTCGACGGGTACGACCGGGTGCCGTCGGTGCTGCCCACCGCGCCCCCCGGCCGCGGCCTCACCTGGCAGCAGCAGCGCCGCCGGGCGGTCGCCCGGTCGCTCGCCGAGCGCGGGTACGTCGAGGTGCTCGCCCATCCGTTCGTCTCCGGCGAGCTGGCCGACGAGCTCGGCCTGCCGGCGGATGACCCGCGCCGCGCGGCGGTGCGGGTGGCGAACCCGCTGTCCGAGGAGGAACCGCTGCTGCGTACCACGCTGCTCGGCCCGCTGCTCGGGATTCTCAAGCGCAACGTCGGTCGGGGCCAGCGCGACGTGGCGATCTACGAGATCGGCGCGGTGTTCCACCCGCGTCCCGGCGCCGGCACCCCGCCCGCGATGGGCGTGGACCGCCGTCCCACCGACGAGGAGTTCGCCGCCGCCGACGCCGTGGTGCCGGACCAGCCGCGGCACGTCGCCGTGGCGTTGGCCGGCGACATCGAGCCGGCTGGCTGGTGGGGTGCGGGCCGGGCGGCCGGCTGGGCGGACGCCGTCGAGGCCGGCCGGGCCGTCCTCGCCGCGGCCGGCATCCCGGCCGACCGGGTCACCGTCCGGGCCGCCGAGCGCGCCCCCTGGCACCCCGGCCGCTGCGCCGAGCTGCTGGTGGACGGCACCGCGGTCGGGTACGCCGGCGAGCTGCACCCGGCCGTGGTGGCGACGCTGGAGCTGCCTCGCCGGTCCAGCGCCATGGAGCTGGACCTGGACGCGCTGCCCCCGGCGCCGATGGTGGCCGGCCCGGCCATCTCCACCTTCCCGCCGGCGTTGATCGACGTGGCGCTGGTGCTGGACGAGTCGGTGCCCGCCGCCGAGGTCGAGCGGGCCCTCGTGGAGGGGGCCGGCGAGCTGCTGGAGGACGTCCGGCTCTTCGACGTGTACGCCTCGGAGCAGCTCGGCGCCGGCCGCCGGTCGCTGGCGTACAAGCTGACGTTCCGGGCGCCGGACCGGACGCTCACCGTCGAGGAGGCGGTGGCCGCTCGGGACGCGGCGGTCGCCCGCGCGGCGGAGCGCTTCGGCGCCACCCTGCGCGGCGGCTGA
- the pheS gene encoding phenylalanine--tRNA ligase subunit alpha — protein sequence MSYRNDPYDPKQVALLDPDALAEAVAEAEKAFAAATDPDALHALRPAHLGDRAPVSLARREIGALPPAAKADAGKRVNEARRAIETAYAARLEVLERERAERVLVEERVDVTLPYDRRPRGARHPISTVMEQISDLFIGMGYEIAEGPEVELEWTNFDALNIPADHPARGLMDTFHIAPPAGAHSSGLVLRTHTSPVQARTMLTRKPPIYVVVPGRVYRTDELDATHAPVFHQVEGLVVDKGITMAHLRGTLDHFARAMFGEGAKTRFRPHYFPFTEPSAEFDVWFPEHRDGPRWVEWGGCGMVNPRVLRACGIDPEVYSGFAFGMGIDRTVMFRHGVSDMRDMAEGDVRFTRAFGV from the coding sequence ATGAGCTACCGCAACGATCCGTACGACCCGAAGCAGGTCGCCCTGCTCGACCCGGACGCCCTGGCCGAGGCCGTGGCCGAGGCCGAGAAGGCGTTCGCCGCCGCCACCGACCCGGACGCGCTGCACGCGTTGCGCCCCGCGCACCTCGGCGACCGGGCCCCGGTCTCGCTCGCCCGCCGGGAGATCGGCGCGCTGCCGCCGGCCGCGAAGGCCGACGCCGGCAAGCGGGTCAACGAGGCCCGCCGCGCCATCGAGACCGCGTACGCCGCCCGGCTGGAGGTCCTGGAGCGGGAGCGGGCCGAGCGGGTGCTGGTCGAGGAGCGGGTCGACGTGACCCTGCCGTACGACCGCCGGCCGCGCGGCGCCCGCCACCCGATCAGCACGGTGATGGAGCAGATCAGCGACCTGTTCATCGGGATGGGCTACGAGATCGCCGAGGGGCCCGAGGTCGAGCTGGAGTGGACCAACTTCGACGCCCTGAACATCCCCGCCGACCACCCGGCGCGTGGCCTGATGGACACCTTCCACATCGCCCCGCCCGCCGGCGCGCACAGCTCCGGCCTGGTGCTGCGTACCCACACCTCGCCGGTGCAGGCGCGCACCATGCTCACCCGCAAGCCGCCGATCTACGTGGTGGTGCCTGGCCGGGTGTACCGAACCGACGAGCTGGACGCCACTCACGCGCCGGTCTTCCACCAGGTCGAGGGCCTGGTGGTGGACAAGGGCATCACGATGGCGCACCTGCGCGGCACGCTGGACCACTTCGCCCGGGCCATGTTCGGCGAGGGGGCGAAGACCCGGTTCCGGCCGCACTACTTCCCGTTCACCGAGCCGTCGGCCGAGTTCGACGTCTGGTTCCCGGAGCACCGGGACGGGCCGCGGTGGGTCGAGTGGGGCGGCTGCGGCATGGTCAACCCGCGGGTGCTGCGCGCCTGCGGCATCGACCCGGAGGTCTACTCCGGATTCGCGTTCGGCATGGGCATCGACCGGACGGTGATGTTCCGGCACGGGGTCAGCGACATGCGGGACATGGCCGAGGGCGACGTGCGGTTCACCCGCGCGTTCGGGGTCTGA